The genomic interval CACCCACCGGGCGTGGAACTTTCTCTCGCTCAACGCTGACCGTGTAAAGCCCCTGCAGTATTCGCTTTTCGATTGAATCGCTGTACCgaagttatatgtataggtgcaCAAGGCACCGCGTTAAAGTGGAtcaagttatttatttttagccACAATTCCACCACCCTCGCGATTACCTTTGCGTTTGCCGATTTACAggtttgttgtttgttttcttttgtctGGTAGCCGATGCCTCACCGCTTTCTCCTCGGTCTCATGTCGGTCGATGATCGAGGTCACGTCCGGTCTGACCTAGATCTGCCTGTCACGGCCAACGCACTCCCTCCTGACTTCGCAGGTCGTGGACCTCTCCCCCGCCTCCCGTTTCCCACCTTCCACTTCCCGTTTCCCGTTTCCCGTCTCTAGCGTTTCACCTTTCCAATTTCACGCAGTGGTTCGGGGCAGCGATGCCTCTGGAGCCTCAGCTACCGAGGAGACTCGTTCCTACTCGGTCATCGAGCAGAGTACCACCAAAGTATGCTACTGGAATTTACTGCAGCTGGTGCTCTAAAAGCTCGCAGACTAAAGTCTCGTTGAAATCGAAAGTTAGTCATTTAACCGGGACTGGTCGAGACGAACTCAGCACTATACCGAATACGAGTCAAGTATATCCCCGGAATTATAAAGTAGTTGAACTCGAATATTGTGTATCAGGTTTCCCTTTCATGCAGATATTCGGCCAACGTGTCTTACATAATTTTTAAGTAAACTATAGCAGAATTTCAGCCTTTAAATTCAGTTCCAGATTTTCAACAGTGGTAAATAGCATTCCGAACTGAATTGCGACATGATAGAAGAGGACCTGGGAATTACTAACATTTCACACATGGACCGCTAACTATTGAATGTTTTGCGGTATTTGCGAATGAAGGTAACTTTTTACATGAAGTGGTATTTacaataacttttttttacttgacaATTAATTACAATTTGCGAAAAAGCTATTTTCGTATTCGTGCAATGAACTATTCACGAGTGCATTAGGGTGGTCCTTCAGAAAGTTGTTTTCGGAATTCGATTCATTCAGGGGTTGAAGTGCTTTCGAATAAATCTGAAAGAATTCCCTGAAAATCTGAGCTTTAAATGACAACTCTGAGATATTCCGCATTGCCACCGAAGTTTCTCATGGAAGCAATATGAGAATAACCTGTAAGTTCtttaaaattttcgtcaacgaCCAACGAATATTGGAAAAACAAACATGTCATTcccaaaaaattcatgaacaaACATGTTTTTTCCGACAAATTCGGGaaaaaaacatgttattttcgaaaattcgaaagacaaacatgttattttcCCAAAGATAGAAAGATTGAAcatgatattttcgaaaatttcggatacaaacatgttattcttcGAGGGATTAGAATAACAAATATGTGATTTCCGAAATCTTGAAAAACGAGGATGTTATTCCCGACGAATTAGtaaaacaaacatgttattgcCGATGTATTCGAGGCACCAACATGTTATTCTCAGGAAAATTAAGAACAAATATGTAATTACCGGAAATTTCAGGGAGCAAAATTATTgccaaaaaattgaggagacGAACATGTTATTTCCGAAGAATTAGAAATGCAAACATGTTATtgccgaaaaatttaaaaagcaaacatgttattctcgaaaactcgaagaagcaaacatgttatttcCAAAAACTTCGTAaagcaaacatgttatttcttggaatttcgaaaagcaaacatgttattttcgggaatttttgaaagcaaacatgttattttcaaaaatttgaagaaacgaacgaacatgTTCTTTGCAGAAATCTTCAATCGTGAACATGTTTTTCTCTAGAAATTTCAGAAGCGAACATGTTATTCATCAGAACTTGAAAtcacaaacatgttattcttcaaaattcgaagaagcaaacatgttatttcCGAGAACTTCGGAaagcaaacatgttatttccaaaaattccggaaagcaaacatgttattctcgaaaatttgaagaagaaaaacatgtTTTCAGCATAAACTTTGAATCGTAAACATGTTctacgaaaattttgaaagcgaacatgttgtttttgaaaacttcGAATCAGAAACATGTCCTTTCTGGAAATTCTGAGAGGCAATCATGTTTTTCtcggaaattcaaaaaaacaaacatgttattttcgaaatcctcGAAGGAAAAACATAATGTTCTCAAAAATTTGCAGAAACGAAcatattttctttgagaatttcaggaagcaaacatgttatttcCGACGAACTTGAAGAACAACCATGTTAttcctgaaaattcttcaaagcAAACATCTTATCGCTAACGAATCCGgaaaacaaacatgttatttccgaaagattcggaatgcaaacatgttattttcaaaaattgggcACACGAACATGTCATTCTCTAAGAAATTAGAATAACATACATGTTATTTCTCACAAAATTAGATGAACAAACATGTGACTCTCGACGAATCGAGGAAATTTATATGTTATTCTCAGATATTGATAATACGAACATGTTGTTCTCGGAAATTAATAGtacaaacatgttatttttcaaaaaattgaaattaaacattttattttcaaagctcAGATTTTCAGAGAATTTCCTTAAATTCATTTGGAAGTCTTTGAACCCCTGGGAgcatcgaaatttgaaaacaaccCTGTTAAAGACCACCCTAGAGTGCATGGTGCAATCAGAAAACTGCACTTCTCCAAGTATCCATCCATTCACCTTTCGCACAGCTAAAATATCATCCCCGTAGATAAAATCTTATCGAAAACACGTAGTGAGTCTTCGACGTGGTATCTAAAATATATCCAACCTTGTTGCCAATGTAACGTGAGTTTGTCTCAACGAAAAATGGATTCATTTGCATTTTTGGTACCTATCTTTCTCGTACCCATCCACGAAAAAGAAGTCGTAGGGGTTGAACTCCCTGACTTCTCTAGTCGAGTCGGTACCGAAGCGTTCAGCCCTGTTTTCCCGAcgacttcatttttcactcccAAGCACAATTTTCGAATGTTCAAAGAATTACATCCACGGCACTCATACACGCGTGTCAGGTACCTACCCGCTCTGTATCTCCTGCGAGTTACGCGGGTACGCCCGCTTCAGTTCACCTCAAATACTTACCaagttctctctttttgtccCCGTGAATCTCAACTTgatattcaaaatattccaCGGAAACTTTCGAAAATGATGTTGTTCAAAAGACAATAAAACGACTCGGCGAACAATCacccaaaaaatattttcgcaagtttgaaaaatcttcgggACACGTTCATACTTGAGGTAGTATCCCTCAAAAATTTGTACCACTTCGTACGGAATATATTCTAAtcgaaagatatgaaaaagGGTCGTTTTGCTGGGTAGAGCGACTTTAGAACTCTGGCCCTCACGCAGAATGTATGATTTTCGAATTGCGAGCCCATTATTCTGAGCGCGTGGATATATTCGGTTAAATTCAACGAAGAAGAATATCGCCGGTATATGCAAATTTATGGACATGGATGAACGAAAAACTCTATAACGCGATCTTCAGGCTGCGAAGTAAGTACGCGAGGTGAGGACCAAAACCCTTATCAAGCTGAGTTCAACCCTTTAACGAGGCCGCAACGCGGTAGGCGCGTGACGGGAAGACGAAGTGAAACCGAGTGGAAAATCCAAGCTTTTGGAATACCGCCAATATCGTTTGAAGAGCCCTATGTGCAGCGGATTCCGAGATAGTATTTCCAGAAATTAAAGAATTTACTATCTCTCAGAAACCCTACACGAAATTGAACATACGATCGATCTATGCATTATGTACATCGGTTACTTAAACACACAGATTAATTTACGGAGCAGAACAATGCAGCTTGATGTCAGTAGGATGTTACAGCCAATTATAGTAGTAATCCCTCAATTCTCTGAGTTCCTCATTTGAATCGAACCTCAGAGAAGTTATCTTCAAAGTTATTTTAACATGTTTTCAACGTCAGAAAAGGTTTCCTACGATAAATATCTGAACTTGCTTTCCATTATAATGAACCCTTATAAATGCGTAGTCAGCGTGCACAAAAGATTTGAGTGTATAAGCCGCAcagcaaatgaaaaaatgaaaaaggaaaatgtcaataataagaagaagaacatGAGCAATCGAACGCGGAGCGGTGTTATCAGAGATGACGCACGCCCACGGTGATGTTAGCTAGTAAAAATCAGGTAACAATAGATAGGCGGGGTTGCGAGTTGCCTGGTGGTTATCTCTGTACAGACATTTGAAGGCAGGTATACTTACCACAGGTATTGTTGGTAAAAAGAGTAGGTGCCTGAACGCAAGGCAATGGGGTGTGAGCATGAGAGTACGAAGGTGAATATACCAGTAAATATCTTCTCTGGTTGGAAGGTACAAGCTTAGTAAAATAATACTTGCAATTGGGTAATGGATAAAAATTGCAACACACAATGGATGCAGAGAGTTGGGATGAGGAATGAGGGGACAGGGGGATGGAAGGATGAATCCCCTCAAAGACTCGAGACCCACACCCACCCAAACCTCTTGTATTTTACAACAGAGAAGAGATGGGCACACCCATTTGACCCCGATGTAAAAGAGATTAAATTATGTATGAACAAATGTGCTCCAGGCGTCTATAGCCACATTTTTACTCTTTAGTCCTGAATGAGAGTCATTTATGCGGCAGAGAACTAAGCCCCCAAGGACTTGGGGTGAACTATATGTTATACTTTATAAGAGCGATAGAATGGTATCAGTCTATCTGAGGTTTCAAAAGAGTcgatatgtaataattattcaatgaattCTTTGTTTTGTGGCCTTACGGTTCAGACAAATTTGCTGCTCGCTTCGCTAAACACTACTCAGTCATATTCTGATGATCTTCAAACATATAACATGCAATAATGTTTATCGGATTTTTTGGCCTTTAGGTAAAAGGGTAAAGACATAATTTCAGTAGTACAAGTCTGATTGCAAACATGTGGCCGacttaatgataataaaatggtAGCGGTATAACTTTGGAAGGATTCGTTTTCCAAACATATAAGGTTCAGATAAAccatcaaaaaataaaagtctgACCTTGTAAGTTGTCCAGCATGTAAGAGAGCAGCTTGTGAGTTCCAGATGGTTCCCCATAGAGTGCCAGCACCTCCTTATTCAATGGATTACCATGTAGACCGAGCACTTGCAACTGGAACAACTTCCCGAGTTCGTACGGTAACACGCGAAGGTAGTTTTGGTTCAATAACAACTCCctagaaaatttcatattatgAATCAGTCAGGAACACAAGATTTCATAGTTGATTTAGCataaatcataaatatttcgaactccGCATAGCTCAAAACTAACTACTGTTATGGCATACTTGCctaaacttttattttatcacaagTTATCGCAAGTCAGAAgcatacgataaaaaaaaaattcctacgATTTTGCATGCATTTTTCGGTAAATTTCTGTACCTGAGGTAAATGAGATCCCCTAATTCGGCAGGCAGGCTACGTAGTTTATTACTGCTTAAATCCAAGAGCCGCAAGCTAGCAAGGCGAGCTATCTCAGCCGGTATCCTCTGTAGGCTATTGTCGTTAAGATATAGAGCTGTAAGGTGGGTCAGCTGCCATACATTTGGGCTGAGATTCCTGATGCTGCCTGTTATCTCCAACTCCGGCCAATAAGATTTCTTTCCGGAGTTTGCGTCCTCGGTGGACATGATAGTATGTGTCCGGCGTGGGTTAGCATTCTCATACTTATCCTTGTGATTGCGGGACATCCTAAATCCTTTGAAACACAAAAACATTCAAATATTAATCTCATAAATATccaaatattaataattgataCAATTCTAGTTAAACTACTTATATATAAGATGCGAGGAAAATGCGGTCATCATCCACACATCAACTAATTAATCGACAAACAATCCAACTGATTACAGAATATATGAGTCTGATAATACATGATGAGTTTATGGGCATTTTTGACAAGCAAACGTGTATAGTTTATGACAAAAAACATGATTCTGCCCCACCTTGAACTAGTAACTAATTTTAAGGAGTATTTTGCCTTcatgatatttttctaatcCCATTCAACTTTTGATTTACAAATTACAATAGTAGACAATATAAAGAAATTGGTATTTCATATTGCTTTGTAGAGAATACTGGTGCTACTGGTTGAGGAATAAAGAAGAAACTTGGATCGCTATTTAAAAATCATGATGTAGCACAAATAAAATTGTTGGATTGTTGGTTTCTGCTAATTCAGCAAGACTATAGCGAATAGGTGACAAATTACCAGCATATTGACTACAACTTATGTATCATTAATTCTGCCAAAGTACCCACAGGTGAATCAAATGATTGCTATAAGATTTTGTTGACtatataagagaaaaatataaaacaaatgtAATAGATATGACCAGTACCGCTGCTACTTGCAGCTGCTCAATAAACTCGCAGCTAGTGGGTTTTAGACTAACATAGAGGGATCATAAAACAAATTGGACGATGTCATATTTTCTGGCTTCGCAAAGCAAACAATGCTCTTCAAACTAACCTAGGCCAAAGAACGAGATGGTATGAGTGGGACAGGCGACGCAGAGGAGTTGGGTGTTTGAGGTTATTTTGACATGGAATAGCGAGATGTCTCTTTGCATGAGGCACTCGATGCAGACCAGTGTCACAGGTAGAGCCATTTCGTAAAAACAGAGGGGACCGTGCACCACTGAATCTTCATATCATTTGGGAAAGGATAAACGGGATGCGAGGATCGACTCCAGCAGGAAAAACTATATGAACAAACGGAAGCCATAACCTATCATAAGGTAATTTCAGTTAACCTGTTCATCGTGGTTAATGGGTGAAATTTGGACGTAGATTGGATTTCTGTAGGATAAGCGATACTTGGGGGAAGTCGCAAGGTGAAGGGAGGCAGTTTTGTCatgcaaataaattatttttcataagtttcattatttttcgaggTAAGGATCCGTGCACCCTCGACGACAGCCAACCGCGTTAtgcggatatttttatttctcgatgAGCGAGAGGTTGCAGATTTTTCTCCGCACTCAATAAAACCATTACGCACCTTCATCTACCTCTTAACACACACGAAACGCACGGGGAGTTGATTCCGAGTGAAATATATCGCGTAAACAAAACTACCTTGACAAACACAGATCCTCCATTTATCAACTGCACTGATCGGGCATTTTCTTACACTCCAATTGGCTGAGAGCCTAATAAAAATCAAGACGGAGTATACCGAAGTTTGACGAAGCAAAGTATCTTCTGCTACCTAGTATTGGTCAATTCGCCGCGATTCGCCGCACCGCTGCTTACTGCCTACCTGCCTGCAGGCAGCGTGCGTATCGTACGAAATGGCTACCGCTACCGGAGGTAAACTACTTCACGAATGcagaacttttttcattctttacatttttctgtCTGAGATAAATACATTCGTATGAGGGTTGTTATTAAAGTTTGTAGTGACATAGTTGTGGGTTCAaagatcataaaaaaaaagggttgaatAACCTCTAAATTTACAGGGTGATTAACGTCAAAGTTTTATCGTATTGTCATTTGGTTGTGCCGTGTTTTCTGTCTTGCCAGTAGGTGACTATGAGCATTTTATGCCACCATTCAGAATTATTGTTACATCAGTTTCTTATAGTACTAATCGCAAATCCACATACAGTCTGAGTAAATTCAGGAACAGAGAGACTTTGGCGATAGAGTCGGGTCTGGCTCCATTTTATGTTTGAGAGGCCAAGAatgattattgaaaatattgtcaGCCAAGTCTCAATCGCTGGTGACATATCTCATTACTTTACAGGACAAATATTCAAAGGCATTTGCTCGGCCTATGGAAAAACTTTGGGAAGTTCGGCACAACTGGGTGTTCAGTGCCAGATTCGAGGGTATGCAGCGAGAAAAGGCACGAGAGATAAAGCGCTCAAAGCTAAGGTGAAACACGAAGTTAAGAAAGTTGGCTTCATCCCTCACAATCAACGTATCACAAGCTTGTGAGCATTATTCATCTTCTGAACTACTAGTTTTGTTCTAAATTCACTCATGAAAGTGATatgtatcattattttcagttcAAAAGTGCCTCTAGCCAGCAAGCGCATCGATGATTCATGGAAGCACAAAGCATCAGATGATGTATGGGTGTCAAAACATTATCAATGGCGAGTTTATTCTTTTGCTGAAGCAATACAATGCCACAGGGAGATACACCATCCTACTGTTAGCAATTATCCTGATGCACCAGTCTTTGCGTATCTCGAACTTAACATGCAGGTTATTATACTTGTATGCAATTACCAAGATAGAGTATTGAAAAGCTTGAATATGTGGTCATGTTTCAAATGTGcagaacaatgaaaatttgaatagtaTGGTAACGTTTATTTTGCAGGCTGcaaagaagaataaatttgTAGATAACTTTACTAGCTGTGTTGCTGTACCACATAAGTTCAAACTGCAAACTGAACGAAGTATACTTGCGATATGCAAAGGAGAAGACATGCAACAAGACGCAATGAACGCTGGAGCTACTCTAGTCGGAGGAGCCCCAATTATCAAACAAATCATGGTTAGTTGCAGAATTTCGCATATGAATAGTTTCAGAATAGTGAACCTAGATTTGGAGTCATAAAGTTATTCGATGCCTTCTGTGTCTAAATTCTAAAGTTTGCATGGTATAGACACATTTTTAAACAGCAGTTAGACTCAAGTACTGTTAAAATACTCTTTTGCTGTTACGAAATTTAATCACTTGAGTATTTCTATTCCTGTCCTACCTTATCTTTGTTTTGTCTGAATAGTGTTTGTGATGTAATgtgattcttttctttcttcagacAGGAGATATTTCTTTGCGGGATTACAAGGTGGTAGTGGCTCATCCGAATATCCTCCCCGAACTAGTGGCACTTAAAGGTCTGATGAAGAAGAGGTTTCCAAACATGAGAGACGGTatgtttttatcattttgtttGAACACCAAGTAAAAAATGCGAGTCTGTAAAATCGCCCTCAACCTCTAAAGCGGAAGGAAtaactccattttttttatctatcagGCACCTTGAGTGTGGACATCAAAGCTTGCATAGATAGGTTTGCAAATGGTATTGAATATACTGCTATCAGAGATGAACATGAGCTTGATTTTGGAACGATAAACGCTGCCATTGGAACCGTAAGATTTTCTAAATATCTAAATCGCGCAAAATattcatacataaatataactCTGAAACTACCACTCCATCTATTTCAATCGAAATCCTCCACCAGCAACCGTTTGAAGATTTACTACGTTTCTAAATAATTACATTGCGCTCCCCTTTTGATATAATAGAGTACTTAACTTCTCTCCCAAACtatcaaaataaaatgacggttatcgtaaaaaaaaatttcagttggatatggaaataaatcatttggaggaaaatttttctgctcttctaAATGACGTGGACGGAAAAAAACCCAAACGCCCCGGCGAGTTTATCACAAGGTAAGTTTTCGCATTTCGTTTCCATGGCTTCAGTTCCTCCTAGAACAAatgcgattttatttttggaaaactaCTTACCTTCACCTCATTTTGTTCGGGTCGTCGTTTTCAGAGCACGATTAATTAGTGAATTGTCGCTTGAGAAGCTGAAAGTAGATTTCGAGAAATATATAATGTCTGCGAATGATGctgctgatgatgatgaagaagaagaacctcAGGCCGCTGCTTCATCGAATTAATGAATACCCTGCAAACATATTCTGTAGATAATAAAATATGGAGAATAAAATACTTTAGGAAATACA from Athalia rosae chromosome 6, iyAthRosa1.1, whole genome shotgun sequence carries:
- the LOC105687872 gene encoding 39S ribosomal protein L1, mitochondrial yields the protein MATATGGQIFKGICSAYGKTLGSSAQLGVQCQIRGYAARKGTRDKALKAKVKHEVKKVGFIPHNQRITSFSKVPLASKRIDDSWKHKASDDVWVSKHYQWRVYSFAEAIQCHREIHHPTVSNYPDAPVFAYLELNMQAAKKNKFVDNFTSCVAVPHKFKLQTERSILAICKGEDMQQDAMNAGATLVGGAPIIKQIMTGDISLRDYKVVVAHPNILPELVALKGLMKKRFPNMRDGTLSVDIKACIDRFANGIEYTAIRDEHELDFGTINAAIGTLDMEINHLEENFSALLNDVDGKKPKRPGEFITRARLISELSLEKLKVDFEKYIMSANDAADDDEEEEPQAAASSN